One Acidobacteriota bacterium DNA window includes the following coding sequences:
- a CDS encoding VWA domain-containing protein, producing the protein MVFILALLAVGRPAGQASAQVKDQAAHEYVVRAITLAVTVQDSKGRYVNNLAEKDFTIFENNKKKPITYFMHDFAAPLSLTVLLDVSGSMALENKLADCKVVLRDLAARLLRPRDEIGLLLFADGEVEVAAKHATDKTQFLAELDKAAAYGQTALNDAVAVSPEYATRAANEKRALLLITDGIENDSQSTPEQALEIARRVDVPIYVIGYKIPRNEQLAAHKRAAGLTSAGIVATLEKFSQATGGKAWFLNEPTDLADVVQEIRNEQAHQYMIGYTSYQDTADLYRWIRVQASNYKYKIRTRQGY; encoded by the coding sequence GTGGTGTTCATCCTTGCCTTGCTGGCCGTCGGCCGGCCGGCCGGGCAGGCGTCCGCCCAGGTCAAGGACCAGGCGGCCCACGAGTACGTCGTCCGGGCCATCACCCTGGCCGTCACGGTCCAGGATTCCAAGGGCCGTTACGTCAACAACCTGGCCGAAAAAGACTTCACGATCTTCGAGAACAACAAGAAGAAGCCGATCACCTACTTCATGCACGACTTCGCGGCCCCCCTCAGCCTGACCGTCCTCCTCGACGTCAGCGGCAGCATGGCCCTGGAGAACAAGCTGGCCGACTGCAAGGTCGTGCTCCGCGACCTGGCCGCCCGGCTCCTCCGGCCCCGCGACGAGATCGGCCTCCTCCTCTTCGCCGACGGCGAGGTCGAGGTGGCGGCCAAGCACGCGACGGACAAGACGCAGTTCCTGGCCGAGCTCGACAAGGCCGCGGCCTACGGCCAGACCGCGCTCAACGACGCCGTGGCCGTTTCGCCTGAGTACGCGACCCGGGCCGCGAACGAAAAGAGGGCCCTCCTGCTGATCACCGACGGCATCGAGAACGACAGTCAATCGACGCCCGAGCAGGCCCTGGAGATCGCCCGCCGGGTCGACGTCCCCATCTACGTCATCGGCTACAAGATCCCCCGGAACGAGCAGCTCGCCGCCCACAAGCGGGCGGCCGGACTGACCTCGGCCGGCATCGTGGCCACCTTGGAGAAGTTCTCCCAGGCCACGGGCGGCAAAGCCTGGTTCCTGAACGAGCCGACCGACCTCGCCGACGTGGTCCAGGAGATCCGGAACGAGCAGGCCCACCAGTACATGATCGGCTACACCTCCTACCAGGACACGGCCGACCTGTACCGCTGGATCCGGGTGCAGGCCTCCAATTACAAATACAAGATCCGCACCCGCCAGGGCTATTGA
- a CDS encoding prolyl oligopeptidase family serine peptidase codes for MKRTAAALSILFCLGGVQAQETETYVLRQAVSNRETIVYTRVIRFDDQKHLFHVRDYYEDGQIQMDAFYSSFDKLVKEDYQCNYRSNTKEGPYKEWHRNGRARFKGHFTRGRLNGASTDWYESGRKEAEQNWLSGQLHGRVRYWSEKGDLQFDSTFEHGMNQHRRNVSYRYLSYLPKGYEADAVRKWPLVIYLHGGSDRGTDLKKLYSSGIPDQVYRGREFQFIMLAPQCPEHLRWSTDDWFGNFYKEVTARYRIDADRVYLTGPSLGGSGTWYIAARYPEAFAAIAPISGFTSHLDYIDKNIDKLLDMPVWAFHGKLDTVVPFEETERIVRRLEGKNQNLRFSAEPDLGHWIHWQVYPGQEIYDWLLRYDRRSRK; via the coding sequence ATGAAACGAACTGCCGCCGCTCTCTCGATCCTTTTCTGCCTGGGAGGGGTGCAAGCTCAGGAAACCGAAACCTACGTATTGCGCCAGGCCGTCTCGAATCGCGAGACGATCGTCTACACGCGCGTCATCCGCTTCGACGACCAGAAGCATCTGTTCCACGTTCGGGACTACTACGAGGACGGACAAATCCAGATGGACGCCTTCTACTCCTCCTTCGACAAACTGGTGAAGGAGGACTATCAGTGCAACTACCGCTCGAACACCAAGGAAGGGCCGTATAAGGAATGGCACAGGAACGGGCGCGCGAGATTCAAGGGCCATTTCACGCGGGGAAGGCTGAACGGCGCGAGCACCGACTGGTACGAGAGCGGGCGGAAGGAGGCGGAGCAGAACTGGCTCAGCGGACAGTTGCACGGCCGGGTCAGATATTGGTCCGAGAAAGGAGACCTGCAGTTCGATTCGACGTTCGAGCACGGCATGAACCAGCATCGCAGGAACGTCAGCTATCGATACCTGTCCTACCTCCCCAAGGGCTATGAGGCGGACGCCGTCAGGAAGTGGCCGCTCGTAATCTACCTGCACGGAGGTTCGGATAGAGGGACCGATCTGAAGAAGCTGTACTCATCCGGGATCCCCGATCAGGTGTACAGGGGACGGGAGTTCCAGTTCATCATGCTCGCCCCGCAATGTCCCGAGCATCTCAGGTGGTCGACCGATGACTGGTTCGGGAACTTCTACAAGGAAGTGACCGCCCGGTACAGGATCGACGCCGACAGGGTCTATCTGACCGGGCCGAGCCTGGGCGGTTCGGGCACCTGGTACATCGCCGCCCGTTATCCCGAGGCGTTCGCGGCCATCGCGCCGATCAGCGGCTTCACGAGCCATCTCGATTACATCGACAAGAACATCGACAAGCTGCTCGACATGCCTGTCTGGGCCTTCCACGGGAAGCTGGATACGGTCGTGCCTTTCGAAGAAACGGAGCGGATTGTCAGGAGGCTGGAGGGGAAGAATCAGAACCTGAGATTTTCTGCCGAACCGGATCTCGGCCACTGGATCCACTGGCAGGTCTATCCGGGCCAGGAGATCTACGACTGGCTCCTGCGCTACGACAGAAGATCGAGAAAGTGA
- a CDS encoding C45 family peptidase, translated as MRMPKTIAIILLAVCAGAGLARAADLTTEERAWLAKASREEANGWVCIHIEGRPFARGFQHGYLLAREIEESLRVEKRVTWWDTAKDWSYFVDATLKLFAPRIDSEFREEMDGIVAGARKAGVDVTYGDIVLLNASSEIFSYWYPWSQKSTAAPQKGGGCSSFIATGKATADGRLVLAHNTWTSYVTDRANIVIDLVPEKGFRMLMQAYPAAIHSGTDFFVCSSGIVGAETTIDYFRGFDPDGLPEFVRIRKAMQYAPSLDEFMKVLIEGNNGGYANTWLLGDARTNEIARLELGLKHHSIERTRDGFYAGSNITENIPLLRDETEADFDNIKRADIARRVRWLDLFDQWTGKVDAERAKLMLADHYDVYLGKEQPGARTICGHWELDPDPAGPAADSWVKPYYPGGALDGKVVDAKMALAMTFWGKWGSSCDIPFDAEAFLKAHRQYDYLKGYLKSRPARPWTVFKSKGS; from the coding sequence ATGCGCATGCCCAAGACGATCGCGATCATCTTGCTCGCCGTTTGCGCCGGCGCCGGCCTGGCCCGCGCCGCCGACCTGACGACCGAGGAGCGGGCCTGGCTGGCCAAGGCCTCCCGCGAGGAGGCGAACGGCTGGGTCTGCATCCACATCGAGGGCCGGCCCTTCGCCCGCGGCTTCCAGCACGGCTACCTCCTGGCCAGGGAGATCGAGGAGAGCCTGCGGGTCGAGAAGCGCGTGACCTGGTGGGACACGGCCAAGGATTGGTCGTACTTCGTCGATGCGACGCTCAAGCTGTTCGCGCCCAGGATCGACTCCGAATTCCGCGAAGAGATGGACGGCATCGTGGCCGGGGCGCGAAAGGCCGGGGTCGACGTGACCTACGGCGATATCGTCCTGCTCAACGCCTCCTCCGAGATCTTCAGCTACTGGTATCCCTGGTCCCAGAAGAGCACGGCGGCGCCCCAGAAGGGGGGCGGCTGCAGCTCCTTCATCGCCACAGGCAAGGCCACGGCCGACGGGCGCCTCGTCCTGGCCCACAATACCTGGACCTCCTACGTCACGGACCGGGCGAACATCGTCATCGACCTCGTCCCCGAAAAGGGCTTCCGCATGCTGATGCAGGCTTACCCGGCCGCGATCCACAGCGGCACGGACTTCTTCGTCTGCTCGTCGGGGATCGTCGGCGCGGAGACGACCATCGACTATTTCCGTGGCTTCGACCCGGACGGCCTGCCGGAGTTCGTCCGCATCCGCAAGGCCATGCAGTATGCCCCGAGCCTCGACGAGTTCATGAAGGTCCTCATCGAGGGCAACAACGGCGGCTACGCCAACACCTGGCTCCTCGGCGACGCGCGGACGAACGAGATCGCCAGGCTCGAGCTCGGCCTCAAGCACCATTCGATCGAGCGGACGCGTGACGGCTTCTACGCCGGGTCGAACATCACCGAGAACATCCCGCTCCTGCGCGACGAGACGGAGGCGGATTTCGACAACATCAAGCGGGCCGACATCGCCCGCCGCGTACGCTGGCTCGACCTGTTCGACCAGTGGACGGGGAAGGTCGACGCCGAGCGAGCCAAGCTGATGCTGGCCGACCATTACGATGTCTACCTGGGAAAGGAGCAGCCCGGGGCGCGGACGATCTGCGGGCATTGGGAGCTCGATCCCGACCCGGCCGGGCCGGCCGCGGACAGCTGGGTCAAGCCCTATTACCCGGGCGGCGCGCTGGACGGCAAGGTCGTGGACGCCAAGATGGCCCTGGCCATGACCTTCTGGGGGAAGTGGGGGAGCTCCTGTGATATCCCCTTCGACGCCGAGGCGTTCCTCAAGGCCCACCGCCAGTACGACTACCTGAAGGGCTACCTCAAGAGCCGCCCGGCCCGGCCCTGGACGGTCTTCAAGTCGAAGGGGAGCTAG